Genomic segment of Cottoperca gobio chromosome 23, fCotGob3.1, whole genome shotgun sequence:
GCCGTGGAGGTAAATGGACATTACAATGGTTGGGTTGTAAAGTCAGTATGCTCCGTTTGATTGCATAATTGTAGCCACCAGCGCTGTTTGTGTCAGTCACCATCTCATTGCTCGCACTTGAACTGAAGTGCCACAACGAGTCACCCACCCCACAGCGATTTGCGACTCCGTGCACTGCAGTGGATGTACAGTAGCTGCCCGCCCTAGTTCGCAACTAGCAGCTCTCTCTGGTGTATCCAGGATTTTTGTATACTCCCAGGGCTGAGAAGATTAATTCAAACGGtgcattttatgtttctttttccaGATTGGTTGCTACTATGAAAGGACGCTAATCTAAGGTGAGCATCCTGTGTGATAACAGCTGTGTATTTTAACCAATCCATGATATGAAAGGTGATGCTTTGACGCTAGACtgcttaaaaatatattatctgTGATAAAATTGttcatgtatgttttttttcacagaGAAATGAATGCAAGGAGAAGAGGTGGGAAGCCAAACAGAGGAGGGGGGAAGTTTAACAAGccaagaggaggtggaggtggtggtggtggaggaggtggaggtggaagtAAGAAAGGAGGAGCTTGCTCctatgatgacgatgatgatttCAGTCTTAATTTTGCACCCATTCGTCCCACCAGGTATGTAAAGTGAAGGAACTAATTATCAGAATTAAACGTTTATCACAGTGTGCTCATTTCCTGCCAATTTTCCTCTTTCACCCTCGTCTCCGTCTCTCTCGCTGATAACCTTTATTTGCCTCCAGACCTGGCATAGGACGAGGTGGGGGCGGTGGTGGTGGCGGCCGTGGTGGCAGGGGCCGTGGTGGCAGCAGCCGTGGTGGCAGCCGGGGTGGCAGCCGTGGTGGTGTTACTGGTGGTGGCTCTGGAGGCGGCAGGGATGGAGGTCGAGGAAGGGGGGGTAGAGATCGAGACAGGGATGGCAGAGGCAATGGgaaaagcagcagcaaagcTCTCCCAAGGTCCCTGGCGAGGACACGAACAAGCCCAAAGCCAAGTAACTGTGTCAGGCCGGAGATGAGCACCATGCCCTTGCAGAGGATCTTCATGACTAATGAGAACCAAGAGCAACTCAAGGAGCTGCTGCGAAATCTACAGACCCGGGACTTTGATGAGCAATATGAGTGAGTACATTCTACTAAATGTTTAAAGAGAATTGGATTGCTAGAAAATGTTTCAATGAAGTGATGTTTTTCTACTGCAAGTCCACATGAACTCGTTTCATCCGATCTGCCTTAGTGAATCTAGTTCAGATTATTCgggagaagaggatgaggaggaattCGATGAGTTGGACCACCGTGACGAAGGCCAGTTTTGGGCCACTAATGATGAGCCTGTGGAAAGGGCAGAGAGCCCAGTATATCTGACGGAGTCTGATGATGAGCGGCCCACTCCTGAACCTGTCCTCTCCTTATTTGCTATTGGAAAACTCTGCAGGTGATGCACAGATTAGTTTATTTTGGAGTTGTCCTGTATTTCATCTAAAGCCAGTGTTTTGCTGCTGTGCTGTCAGAAACCTAACATTGGTGAATATTAGGAGGAGATACAGCTAAGAGACTAaatatttctcttctcttctaactagagctgcaacgattttTCGACTGATAGATTAGTCGATCGTCACAAAATGTATCGTCAATTTCCTGCTTTTCactttttatatcatattaaacggaatatctttgagtgttggactaacaaaacaagacatttaaagaaatcaccTTGGACTTTAGGAAACAGGGAtgaacatttactttacattttactttaaataataagcagattaattgataatgaaaataatcgtttgttgcagccctacttcTAACGCTTTGTTTTCTCATCTTTCCTTTGTGTAGGTATGGGTTTGACAGGGAGCGTGGCAAGCGGGCATTGGAATCTGGTGGAGGGGAATTCGGTTCCACTTTGGAACAGCTCCTCCACCAGGTTTTCAGTGAGCGCTACGGCCAGAAAGCAGTTTCCCCTGATGGCCTTGAAGTGGTGCCTATGGATGACTGTTTGAGCCAGAGGCAGGAGGAAGCTCTGGCTCTTGCTGCCATTTACGGTGAGCGCTTTAGCGAGCGCATTGCCAATACAGTCTGGACGATAACCCTGGACCTCTCATTCCTCTCAGACAATGGTGCCAAGAATGGCAGTCAAGTCGGAAGTCGAGGTGGTGAAGGAGTCATTCACATACGAGATGTCTGTCGATTCTTCATGAAAGGGCAAGGCTGTCGCTTTGGGGACAAATGCAAGTTTAAGCACCAGCTCCCTACTAAAGTGAGATCCGGGGCTGGTTCCCCAGACCTGCAGGGCCCGAGCCAGCCTGGCTTCAGCAGCTATTCTCCTCCGGAGTATGAACTACAGGTGCGTTTCCCCAAAGGAAACCGTTACCCATTTCAGGCACCAGTAGTCGCCTTTAGCACCAGCGACGAGTCTTTCGGGGCTGCAGGGAGGCTCAGTGTCACCGAAAGATTGTTCGGAGAAGCGTTGGCCGCAGCGAAAAGCAATGAGCCGGTCGTTTACACTCTGATCACCTTGTGTGAGGATGAAACTATCATGAAGGAACTGCTGGCTGTCAGTCATCACAAATACAGCACGCCACCACCTGTTGTGGTGCTTCCTTCACCCTCTCTTGCCATGGCAAAGAATAAGAGCGTGCGAAGCAATGTTTCTGAGGAAAGCAGGAGTAGTAGTACCAATAGTttcagcaacagcaacagcagaagGACTGCTCCACCTACCAACCAGAGACCTATAGATTGTGagtcaacaaatgtattttcaccAAATAGAGCTCAacactgtattttacatttatatgagTTAAAAACCCACCTCTGTCTTTTTAAAGTGAAAGAgactgcagaggaagaggagctggatgagagagatgaggacgATGAGGGTGAGGCGGTTCCAGTCGAGAGCGAGAGTTATGTTAACCTGAGGAAGAAGATGGTGAATAAGCACACCCTGAAGATAGACAACCTacagaaagaaaatggcaaGCTGTGCAGAGAGTTTAAGAAGAAACAGGTAAAAGAAGACTGATCTTTACATTGTTTCCTATCTAACACGATGTATGTAGTTTAACTGATGTTCTTCCATCCCTCTGTTCACTCAGTCATCTGGGCGTTTCAGGTCCATGttggagcagaggaggaaactgCCGGCTtggaatgaaaaagaaaacatcctgGACCTGTTAGACCGGTGCCAGGTGCTTGTTGTCAGCGGGATGACTGGGTGGGTCTCAGCATAAAGTGTTGGCTTTCACAAAGACTCAAATGGGGGAAATGctatttaaacaaatgtgatttAGTTATAATCGAGGCTGTATGGAAACGTATGGCTTCATATATTGTAAATTGACTGTGGTGCTACATTTTGGTTCTCAGTACTTTCTTACTATGTGATCATCAAGTGACTTATTCCACATTTTATACCCTATATCTGTTGTTCTCAAACATTTGGCCCACTGCTGGGCCTCGATACTGCCAAATGGTTAGATGGTTAATTTCTCTGGTAATATACAAAGGTAGTGATTTTTATATCTAAGAGACAACCATGCACCATTCTTAAGGGGAGACACttcaggtgaatagggtaacattttaaactaataaatatcacaatgaaacttccccacttaACTACTTGCATTAAGACAATGATGTTTAGTTTTCtgaaatattatgtttaaatatacaaatgaggcattatctaatgctaacttttggtgattTGGGGAGGAGTCGAcagatgcaaatagacaaagttagtaaaataaacacttaaatgtttattttttatgttttcttaacACTAGACAAGTTATGGGAgaaaaatagcccaaactctcacCTGTGTCTCACataaatgtgtctgtatgtattttaatcacCAATGACCCTTTCCTTCCATGttgcacatttattattttgtattatgtgtagaaataattatttaaaaacccAATACAGATTCTggaaagttgtaaatatctggTAGAAGCGATTCATAGCTCTCTGTAAAAgatgtgattttgtttgtttgatgtttatttttctcttaatCTCTGCAGGTGTGGTAAGACCACTCAGATCCCTCAGTTCATTCTGGACGCCTCCTTATGTGGTCCGGCGGACCAGGTGGTTAACATCATCTGTACTCAGCCACGCCGCATCTCTGCCATCTCTGTGGCCCAGAGAGTGGCTCAGGAGCGCGCAGAGTCTCTAGGCAACTCAGTGGGCTACCAGATCCGCCTTGAGAGTGTTCGAGTATGGCCGCATTTGACATCCACATCTACTATGCAGGATTTCAAGCTTTTACGATTTAGGGATAAGACTTGAATATGTTTAGTATATGTAGATTTATATTAGAAAAATAATGACTTCTACCTCTTATCTCTGACTGGTCTCTATGTTAGACATCTGCCACCAGACTGCTGTACTGCACCACAGGCGTGTTACTGAGGAGACTAGAGAGCGAGGCAGACCTCAAAGGCGTCACGCACGTCATTGTGGATGAAGTGCACGAGCGAACGGAGGAGAGGTGAGATTATGCAGATCACTCACATATGGTACAGAACGTGTGCATTCACTTTCTTCTTCATGCATTTGAGCCGTCACTTAaggtgagacactacaggcaaaaatatcttattttcatgcactggtcaattttgatagtttgggctattttccatttcatgtcttttttcaGACTACggcatatttaaaaataacatttcagaaaaactacatacaaaaaataattgtcttaatgtaagtcgTCAACTGAGGAAGCACTTAGCACCTAGCACTTAGATACACCAAACTCTCCAGTTTCTTTCCAATCTATGtatattctaaatgttttactgaggGGTTTGTTCACATATCATTCACAGACTGATTTCTAGAACAGTCAAATGAtttacctgtagtgtctccccttaataGCTTTTGTAATTTATTAAATCTCAGACATTACTTTCTCAAATGGATAAATGACATTCACTGTTATTAACTGGTTGCTTGGTCACTGCCCGTCTCTTTCATCTTGTCTTTGTCAGTGACTTCCTGCTGTTGGTATTAAAAGACCTGATCATGCAGAGGCCAGACCTGAAGATCATTCTTATGAGTGCAACACTTAATGCCAACCTCTTCTCTCAGTATTACTATGACTGTCCCACTGTCCACATACCAGGTAACTTCCCACTCGtggtattttgttttaaatatgcataATACATGTTCAACTTAGATCTTCCATTCCGTATGTTGGTTTTTTCCCCACTGAGtgaatttctttcatttcagGTCGTACTTTTCCCGTCGACCAGTTTTTCCTTGAAGACGCCATCGCTAAATCCCGGTAAATACATTCTCCTTCAAATATTTCctcaaactttttattttattaatacatttgtaagGAAGTAGTTTAACTTTTGGATCCTTGCAGTGTCTCAGTAGTCAAgtcaatgttatttattttcccaGCTATGTCATTGAGGATGGCAGCCCTTACATGCGCTCAGGGAAACAGAATACGTCTTCCACCAGCGGACGAGGCAGCAAAATAGAGCCGAGGGACATCGTGGACGACTTGGGTGACGACGTGTGGAACTTCATGTCTCTCTCTAACAAGGACTTTGTCAAAGACTCCATTCCAGACCAGCAGCTCAGCCTGCAGGATCTCACGGTCAGATACAAAGGTGAGTTAAGAACAAGTATCTGGAACTGGACTGATCTGGTTTATGGGTTTTGAAACTGTCCTATCCAAATAAAGAGTTGCTGCCTGTTATGTTATGAAtgctacattttgttttagatacTAAGAAGTCTGTGCTGAAGACTATTTCTGCAATGGACCTGGACAAGATCAACATGGACCTGGTGGAGAACCTGCTGGAGTGGATTGTAGATGGAAAACACAACTACCCTCCAGGTAAGAATCGCCCATATGTACTCTTGTGTCTGGTGGAGGAGAGTTCAAGACTCTTTGGAACTTTGACTGTGGACTTTTAATTGTGCTGGTGTAACCTTTTGGTTTCTGTATCCAGGTGCAgtgcttgtgtttttgccaGGCCTGGCAGAGATCAAGATGCTGTACGAGCAGCTCAAGTCCAACAGAATGTTCAACAACAGGGGCGCAACCAGGTCTGTGTctaaacttgtgtgtgtgagccactTTAGTTCCTGTTATTGTTCGTGTTCATATTCACGCtctgctttttttgtttctcctttcCGGTGCAAACCTGAATTTCTTGACTccttttttaaacaaagaaatatcGACAGATTATTGTTGACCAAATGATTTTCACAAATGCACTCTTTTAATCAGTGCTTTGTTTCTTCCAAATACTTGTCTTcattatttgaatatttgatataaaatatatgtttttgtgtgtgattaTTGGTGAAACTTGTTTTAATCAAATGCTCAGTCAGTAGATAAACACTCTACTAGTCAAATGCTACTAACTAATGTGGATGTATTTCCCCCCCGTTAGGTGTGAGGTGTACCCACTCCACTCAAGCTTGTCCAATGAGGAGCAGCAGGCAGTTTTCAGCCGGCCCCCTGAGGGTGTCACAAAGATTATCATCTCCACCAACATCGCAGAGACCTCAGTAACCATTGACGATGTGGTATATGTCATCGACTGCGGCAAGATGAAGGAAAAAAGGTCGGAGCCTCATATTTAGTTATAGTGTACAGATATTATGTTTATTCTTTTGATGAACTGTATGTCAATTTGTTCATTTTAGAGAAATGGCTGTGAATTGTACCACATTTCTGTTGCCATCAGACATACAGTTTTCTGatcttctttttattatatatatatatatatatatatataataatattgtgtgtgtgtatatatatgtgtgtgtggtattatatatgtgtgtgtatatgtatatatatatatatatatatatatatatatatgtatgtatgtatgtatgtatgtatgtatgtatgtatgtatgtatgtatgtatttatgtatgtatgtattatgtattgtatgtatgtatgtatgtatgtatttatgtatgtagtatgtatgtatgtatgtatgtatgtatgtatgtatgtatgtatgtctgtatgtatgtatgtatgtatgtatgtatgtatgtatgtatgtatgtatgtatgtatgtatgtatgtatgtatgtatgtctgtatgtatgttatgtatgtatgtattgtatgtatgtatatatatatatatatatatattatatatatatatatatatatatatctatatatatataagtatgtatgctatatatatatatatatatgtatatatatatgtattatattatgtatatatatatatttatatatatatatattatatcctgtattatatctatatttatattgtgtatatgtgtctatatatatatctctctctatgttatctattatatataatctctTATGTGTGTTTAAATCCGTTTCCCCCTCTCTCATCCACATCAAaaaccctgtgtgtgtatatatatatatatatatatatcacatacacacacacatatatataccactacacacacacatatatatacaacatacacacacaccatatatatacacctacacacacacatatatactggtTTTGATGTGGATAGAGTATTTATTGtgaaacttattttaaaatctaCATTTGTCATTGGTTAATTTTCAGGTACGATGCGACCAAAAGCATGGAAAGCCTGGAGGACTCCTGGGTTTCTCGGGCCAACGCTCTGCAGAGGAGGGGTCGAGCAGGCCGTGTGGCCTCGGGGGTTTTGCTTCCACCTCTTCACCAGCCACTGCTTCCAACACCAGCTGTCTGAGCAACAGCTGCCTGAGATCCAGAGAGTGCCTCTGGAGCAGCTCTGCCTCCGGTACATCCATCTGTTTGCTCTTTGCACAATGCCAACCTACCTTTTTTGTCTCTGTAAATGCAAATTATGAAGGTTTATCTATGACATGAATATTGGGATTTATGCTTCAAAATGCAGGGGGAACTGGTTTAATGGGGAAGAATGACCAGGATAATGGAGAGGGTCTTCTCTCCAGACAGGCCTTACCTGTAGCACTATGTCTGATTTTAAactacaaaacaatatttctccATGATAGTTTTTACCATTCCACCCTGTCTCCTACAGAATCAAGATCCTGGACGTGTTTGCTGATCGGATGCTTGAGTCAGTTTTCTCTCGGCTCATCGAGCCCCCGGCTATGGGAAGCTTGGATGCAGCCAAGCAGCGCCTGCAGGACCTCGGAGCTCTAACTGCAGATGAGAAACTTACCCCGCTGGGCTACCACCTGGCCTGCCTGCCCGTCGACGTGCGCATCGGGAAACTCATGCTGTTCGGCGCCATCTTTCGCTGCCTCGACCCAGCACTCACCATCGCCGCCAGTCTGGCCTTCAAATCACCATTTGTAAGAATCCGCTTGCATTACAATGCTGATTTAATATCCTAACCAGCTATTCTTTTAACAATGATTATTATTCATCGAAAAGTGTCTTCTTCAACATTTagtcttttgtctgttttacagGTGTCTCCATGGGATAAGCGGGAGGAAGCCAATGAGAAGAAACTGGCCTTTGCCTTGGCCAGTAGTGATCATCTAGCTTTGTTACAGGCATACAAGGTATTGATTGGACTTACGCACAAacagtatttatatgtataatgtCTGTATCGGTCCGATACTGGCCAAAGTCACTGGATCGGATatcagaaagaagaaaagcataATCCAAGATGATTGTTTAGTCTAAACAATCTGTCAACAACTGTCATTGAGGCATAGTCTACATTTATACTTGAGTTATATCAAGTATTTTACTGTGGAATTATAATTCTTAATTATAATATTCTAAATATTCAAACTTTTGCACAAGTTTGACTTTAAATTCAATTTTGAATGTTTCAATGGTGCTAGAGAGTTCTGTGCGTTGTGTTGTGGgctatgtatttctttatttaggaGAGTAGAATATTTGTTTCGTGTTGTTTCTTAGATGGTTAAGTGCATCtatacaaatgtacaaacagCTTAGTTGTAAGAGAGGgaaatacaatatttgattGGTGTCTGTAGCTGCAGATACTCAAGGAGCTAAGAATGTTGACGtagcttttcaaatgttcaaatgatAGATGTGATGGATTTTCCCTCTTGCAGGGATGGTGCTGTGCTGCAAAGAATGGCAACCAGGCCGGCTTCCTTTACTGCAGGGAGAACTTTCTGTCTTGGCGCGTCTTACAGGTGAAGGCAGAgctgaacaaaaaaaagctaaataattgTTTTCCCCAAGtcatacatttctttaaaaatgtctgtTGCGACCTGTGCAGGAGATCGCGAGTCTGAAGAGGCAATTTGCTGAGCTGCTGTCTGACATTGGCTTCATCAAGGAGGGACTGAGGGCCAGGGTCATCGAGCGCATGTCCTCTAAAGGCACCGACGGTGTTCTGGAGGCCACCGGCCCTGAGGTAACAAACGAACGAACGCACACGCACgcattgttttgctgttgttcaGATACACATTCAATTGTATACACTGCATGTCACTTGGAATTTTAAAGTGGATGAGACCATGTACTTATTTTGGTTTGTtgagtaaaataataatgatgataaatgTCATTCCTCTCCAGGCTAACTTGAACTCAGAAAACATCCGGCTGATGTCCGCCATGCTCTGTGCTGCCCTCTATCCCAATGTGGTCCAGGTGTGTATTATTTCTCTCGGTCATTGGAATAAGAAACAGGAAGCCAGTGTATGAAGAACAAATCTGTCCCATACCTGTTATCTCTACTTGGCTTCACACTGCTGTGTTTGATCCTTTGTTCCAGGTACGAGCTCCTCAGGGGAATTACAAGATGACCAGC
This window contains:
- the dhx57 gene encoding LOW QUALITY PROTEIN: putative ATP-dependent RNA helicase DHX57 (The sequence of the model RefSeq protein was modified relative to this genomic sequence to represent the inferred CDS: deleted 1 base in 1 codon) → MSTMPLQRIFMTNENQEQLKELLRNLQTRDFDEQYDESSSDYSGEEDEEEFDELDHRDEGQFWATNDEPVERAESPVYLTESDDERPTPEPVLSLFAIGKLCRYGFDRERGKRALESGGGEFGSTLEQLLHQVFSERYGQKAVSPDGLEVVPMDDCLSQRQEEALALAAIYGERFSERIANTVWTITLDLSFLSDNGAKNGSQVGSRGGEGVIHIRDVCRFFMKGQGCRFGDKCKFKHQLPTKVRSGAGSPDLQGPSQPGFSSYSPPEYELQVRFPKGNRYPFQAPVVAFSTSDESFGAAGRLSVTERLFGEALAAAKSNEPVVYTLITLCEDETIMKELLAVSHHKYSTPPPVVVLPSPSLAMAKNKSVRSNVSEESRSSSTNSFSNSNSRRTAPPTNQRPIDLKETAEEEELDERDEDDEGEAVPVESESYVNLRKKMVNKHTLKIDNLQKENGKLCREFKKKQSSGRFRSMLEQRRKLPAWNEKENILDLLDRCQVLVVSGMTGCGKTTQIPQFILDASLCGPADQVVNIICTQPRRISAISVAQRVAQERAESLGNSVGYQIRLESVRTSATRLLYCTTGVLLRRLESEADLKGVTHVIVDEVHERTEESDFLLLVLKDLIMQRPDLKIILMSATLNANLFSQYYYDCPTVHIPGRTFPVDQFFLEDAIAKSRYVIEDGSPYMRSGKQNTSSTSGRGSKIEPRDIVDDLGDDVWNFMSLSNKDFVKDSIPDQQLSLQDLTVRYKDTKKSVLKTISAMDLDKINMDLVENLLEWIVDGKHNYPPGAVLVFLPGLAEIKMLYEQLKSNRMFNNRGATRCEVYPLHSSLSNEEQQAVFSRPPEGVTKIIISTNIAETSVTIDDVVYVIDCGKMKEKRYDATKSMESLEDSWVSRANALQRRGRAGRVASGVCFHLFTSHCFQHQLSEQQLPEIQRVPLEQLCLRIKILDVFADRMLESVFSRLIEPPAMGSLDAAKQRLQDLGALTADEKLTPLGYHLACLPVDVRIGKLMLFGAIFRCLDPALTIAASLAFKSPFVSPWDKREEANEKKLAFALASSDHLALLQAYKGWCCAAKNGNQAGFLYCRENFLSWRVLQEIASLKRQFAELLSDIGFIKEGLRARVIERMSSKGTDGVLEATGPEANLNSENIRLMSAMLCAALYPNVVQVRAPQGNYKMTSKGAMKMQPKASELRFMTKDDGCVHVHPSSVNYTVRHYNSPYLVYHEKVKTSRIFIRDCSMVSVYPLVLFGGGQVNMELHKGEFVISLDDGWIRFAAASHQVAELVKELRWELDQLLEDKIRNPSMDLCSCPRGSRIIHMIVHLVSTQ